The following coding sequences are from one Seonamhaeicola sp. ML3 window:
- a CDS encoding peroxiredoxin family protein, whose protein sequence is MKFNIVGILVLVLTIFGCRTDNSDASKLSAYLGGEIINPSSKYIILEKDNIVIDSIRLDGRNRFMFKIDTVTQGMYTFVHGIENQVFLIEPEDSLLFRLNTLEFDESLVYTGKGAKKNNYFINEFLENEKEEKHILKLCQLNPIAFEKGVDSLKQKKLKHLDHFVDKHNPSDLFKKIANANINYQYYSYKEAYPLIQYGKNKCDFYSELPKTFYSYRKDIDYNDTFFKNYRNYKMFLRYNLSNISLESHSKHNKAKKFDWFSSCYNLERLHIIDSLVTDRSLKDELLYKYAMKYIALSNNPEGNALILKSFIEKSKDQTLQNKLTSYANALKTFEANTHLPSFNVLDYDNNIFDFSALVNSTTVINFWSHAHYRHFKESQEKISKLKKRYPEVKFISINIDDFGLEKTKQTLRKSNCSFYDQYVFKTPDVSKKTLAIYPMTKTIVIDKNKKIENHNTNIFSGNFEQQLLGMLNR, encoded by the coding sequence ATGAAATTTAACATTGTAGGAATACTAGTTTTGGTTCTAACAATCTTTGGATGTAGAACAGATAACTCGGATGCCTCTAAACTGAGTGCTTACCTTGGGGGAGAAATTATTAATCCTAGTTCCAAATATATAATTCTTGAAAAGGACAATATTGTAATCGATTCCATTAGACTTGATGGTAGAAACCGCTTTATGTTCAAAATAGATACTGTCACTCAGGGCATGTATACTTTTGTTCATGGCATAGAAAACCAAGTTTTTTTAATTGAGCCAGAAGATAGCCTACTGTTTAGATTGAACACTTTGGAGTTCGATGAATCTTTGGTGTACACAGGAAAAGGGGCTAAAAAAAACAATTACTTTATTAATGAGTTCTTGGAAAATGAAAAAGAAGAAAAACACATTTTAAAACTTTGTCAATTAAACCCAATTGCTTTTGAAAAAGGCGTTGATTCACTAAAACAAAAAAAACTAAAGCATTTAGACCATTTTGTAGATAAACATAATCCGTCTGATCTTTTTAAAAAGATTGCCAATGCCAACATTAATTACCAATACTATTCATACAAAGAAGCTTATCCTTTAATTCAGTATGGTAAAAACAAATGTGATTTTTACAGCGAGTTACCCAAAACATTTTATAGCTATAGAAAAGACATAGATTACAATGATACTTTCTTTAAGAATTATCGCAACTACAAAATGTTTTTGAGGTATAACCTAAGTAACATATCACTCGAATCACACTCTAAACACAATAAAGCAAAAAAATTCGATTGGTTTTCCAGTTGCTATAACTTGGAACGCCTTCATATAATCGACAGTTTGGTTACCGATAGATCTCTTAAGGACGAATTACTTTATAAATATGCAATGAAGTATATCGCATTGAGTAATAACCCTGAAGGTAATGCCCTTATTTTAAAATCATTTATAGAGAAATCTAAAGATCAAACCTTACAAAACAAACTAACAAGTTATGCCAATGCTTTAAAAACGTTTGAAGCTAACACGCACCTTCCTTCTTTTAATGTACTAGATTACGACAATAATATTTTTGATTTTAGCGCCTTAGTTAATTCCACGACCGTTATCAATTTCTGGTCACATGCACACTATCGTCATTTTAAAGAAAGCCAAGAAAAAATATCTAAACTCAAAAAGAGGTACCCAGAAGTTAAATTTATATCTATCAACATAGATGATTTCGGTTTAGAAAAAACAAAACAAACATTAAGGAAATCCAATTGTAGCTTTTACGACCAATATGTATTCAAAACTCCTGATGTTTCAAAAAAGACACTTGCTATTTATCCAATGACTAAAACTATCGTTATTGATAAAAACAAGAAAATCGAAAATCACAATACCAATATCTTTTCTGGTAATTTTGAGCAACAGTTATTGGGCATGTTAAATAGATAA